In one window of Eggerthella guodeyinii DNA:
- a CDS encoding anaerobic ribonucleoside triphosphate reductase gives MVTTIMKRDGRTVEFKQDKIAEAVERAFQACGAMQDRAAAEDIAQRVVDKLEEGAIEGTPSVEGVQDLVEETLIESGFVQTAKSYILYRAERSRSRDVNSRLIQTLKDITFSKASDSDMKRENANIDADTAMGTMLKYGSESAKQFYEMCVIDPKFARAHREGDIHIHDMDFYTLTTTCCQIELKKLFKGGFSTGHGVLREPNDIASYAALACIAIQSNQNDQHGGQAICDFDYGLAEGVRKTYRRLYKKHLAEAVDLLVGEAVEDARAFAQDTLARIEAETGVWASLTMDEGFEAAVRAALVEAGATEEAADKAVAYAAKNAMGDTDRTTFQAMEALVHNLNTMHSRAGAQTPFSSVNYGMDTTPEGRMVVKNMLLATEEGLGSGETPIFPVQIFRVKEGVNYNPEDPNYDLFKLAMHCSAKRLFPNFSFIDAPFNAQYYKGTPETEIAYMGCRTRVMGNVYDPDREIAPGRGNLSFTSINLPRLAIRSKGDLDLFFDLLDAKLALAVGQLDERFEIQARKHVYNAPFLMGQGVWIDSEKLAPTDEQREVLKHGTLSLGFIGLAETLVALTGKHHGESKASQNLGLEIIGHMRSYLDRISQERGLNYGLIATPAEGLSGRFVRMDRERYGSIPGVTDRDYYTNGFHVPVYYDISAFDKIEIEAPYHALTNAGHISYVELDGDPTENLEAFEAVIRHMKDSGIGYGSVNHPVDRDPVCGYNGIIGDVCPKCGRTEAEHGSSFERIRRITGYLVGTLDRFNDAKRAEEGDRVKHQM, from the coding sequence ATGGTCACGACCATCATGAAGCGCGACGGCCGAACGGTGGAATTCAAGCAGGACAAGATCGCCGAGGCGGTGGAGCGCGCGTTTCAGGCGTGCGGCGCCATGCAGGATCGCGCGGCGGCCGAGGATATCGCGCAGCGCGTGGTGGACAAGCTCGAAGAGGGCGCCATCGAGGGTACGCCGTCGGTCGAGGGCGTACAGGACCTCGTGGAGGAGACGCTCATCGAGTCCGGCTTCGTGCAGACGGCCAAGTCCTACATCCTGTACCGCGCCGAGCGCAGCCGCTCGCGCGACGTGAACAGCCGCCTCATCCAGACGCTCAAAGACATCACGTTCTCCAAGGCGTCGGACTCCGACATGAAGCGCGAGAACGCCAACATCGATGCCGACACCGCCATGGGCACCATGCTCAAGTACGGCTCCGAGTCGGCCAAGCAGTTCTACGAGATGTGCGTCATCGATCCGAAGTTCGCCCGCGCCCATCGCGAGGGCGACATCCACATCCACGACATGGACTTCTACACGCTGACCACCACGTGCTGCCAGATCGAGCTGAAGAAGCTGTTCAAGGGCGGCTTCTCCACGGGCCACGGCGTGCTGCGCGAGCCGAACGACATCGCCAGCTACGCGGCGCTGGCCTGCATCGCCATCCAGAGCAACCAGAACGACCAGCACGGCGGACAGGCCATCTGCGACTTCGACTACGGTCTGGCCGAGGGCGTGCGCAAGACGTACCGCCGCCTGTACAAGAAGCACCTGGCCGAGGCCGTGGACCTGCTGGTCGGCGAGGCCGTGGAGGATGCCCGCGCGTTCGCACAGGACACCCTTGCGCGCATCGAGGCCGAGACGGGCGTCTGGGCGAGCCTGACGATGGACGAGGGCTTCGAGGCCGCCGTGCGCGCGGCGCTCGTGGAGGCCGGCGCCACCGAGGAGGCCGCCGACAAGGCCGTGGCCTACGCGGCCAAGAACGCCATGGGCGACACCGACCGCACGACGTTCCAGGCCATGGAGGCGCTCGTGCACAACCTGAACACCATGCACAGCCGCGCCGGCGCGCAGACGCCGTTCAGCTCGGTGAACTACGGCATGGACACCACCCCCGAGGGACGCATGGTCGTGAAGAACATGCTGCTGGCCACCGAGGAAGGCCTCGGCTCCGGCGAGACGCCCATCTTCCCCGTGCAGATCTTCCGCGTGAAGGAAGGCGTGAACTACAACCCCGAGGACCCGAACTACGACCTGTTCAAGCTGGCCATGCACTGCTCCGCGAAGCGCCTGTTCCCGAACTTCAGCTTCATCGACGCGCCGTTCAACGCGCAGTACTACAAAGGCACGCCCGAGACGGAGATCGCCTACATGGGTTGCCGCACGCGCGTCATGGGCAACGTGTACGATCCCGATCGCGAGATCGCGCCCGGCCGCGGCAACCTCAGCTTCACGTCCATCAACCTGCCGCGCCTGGCCATCCGCTCGAAGGGCGACCTCGACCTGTTCTTCGACCTGCTCGACGCGAAGCTGGCGCTGGCGGTGGGGCAGCTCGACGAGCGCTTCGAGATCCAGGCCCGCAAGCACGTGTACAACGCCCCGTTCCTCATGGGCCAGGGCGTGTGGATCGACTCCGAGAAGCTGGCGCCCACCGACGAGCAGCGCGAGGTGCTGAAGCACGGCACGCTGTCGCTGGGCTTCATTGGCCTGGCCGAGACGCTCGTGGCGCTGACGGGCAAGCACCATGGCGAGTCGAAGGCGTCGCAGAACCTCGGCCTCGAGATCATCGGCCACATGCGCTCGTACCTCGATCGCATCTCGCAGGAGCGCGGGTTGAACTACGGCCTCATCGCCACGCCGGCCGAAGGCCTGTCCGGCCGCTTCGTGCGCATGGACCGTGAGCGCTACGGCTCCATCCCGGGCGTCACCGACCGCGACTACTACACGAACGGCTTCCACGTGCCGGTGTACTACGATATCAGCGCGTTCGACAAGATCGAGATCGAGGCGCCGTACCATGCGCTGACGAACGCGGGCCACATCTCGTACGTGGAGCTCGACGGCGATCCCACCGAGAACCTCGAGGCGTTTGAGGCCGTTATCCGCCACATGAAGGACAGCGGCATCGGCTACGGCTCGGTGAACCACCCGGTGGACCGCGACCCCGTGTGCGGCTACAACGGCATCATCGGCGACGTGTGTCCCAAGTGCGGCCGCACCGAGGCCGAGCACGGCTCGTCCTTCGAGCGCATCCGCCGCATCACCGGCTACCTCGTGGGCACCCTCGACCGCTTCAACGACGCCAAGCGCGCCGAAGAGGGCGATCGGGTGAAGCACCAGATGTAG
- the nrdG gene encoding anaerobic ribonucleoside-triphosphate reductase activating protein, producing MTPPTTIRLYGTAPDSIVDGPGLRYAVFVQGCSHACPGCHNPDSQPCAGGTVRAIEDVAADIAANKLVQGVTISGGEPFEQAAACAQLARRVRERGLNVWTYSGYRYEQLEAGFPDAAARDLLDQTDVLVDGPFVQAQHSFDLPWRGSRNQRLIDVPATRTHGRIVLWETHEDFPEKPPSW from the coding sequence ATGACCCCACCCACCACCATTCGCCTCTACGGCACGGCCCCGGACTCCATCGTCGATGGGCCGGGGCTGCGCTACGCCGTGTTCGTGCAGGGCTGCTCGCATGCGTGCCCCGGGTGCCACAACCCCGACAGCCAGCCGTGCGCGGGCGGCACGGTGCGCGCGATCGAGGACGTGGCAGCCGACATCGCGGCCAACAAGCTGGTGCAGGGCGTCACCATCTCGGGCGGCGAGCCGTTCGAGCAGGCGGCCGCGTGCGCCCAGCTGGCGCGCCGCGTGCGCGAGCGAGGGTTGAACGTGTGGACGTACTCGGGCTACCGCTACGAGCAGCTGGAGGCCGGCTTCCCCGATGCGGCCGCGCGCGATCTGCTCGACCAGACCGACGTGCTGGTGGACGGCCCGTTCGTGCAGGCGCAGCATTCCTTCGATCTGCCGTGGCGCGGCTCCCGCAACCAACGGTTGATTGACGTTCCCGCTACCCGAACCCACGGGCGCATCGTTTTATGGGAAACTCACGAAGACTTCCCTGAAAAGCCCCCGTCGTGGTGA
- a CDS encoding substrate-binding domain-containing protein yields MKKRLLMVAMGAVLAFGLLGVAGCAGGNGAAATGGSDGSSASTSPSGQISVYSREDGSGTRGAFIELFGIEEKDANGDKVDMTTPSAAITNSTSVMMTSVSGDENGIGYISLGSLNDTVKALSIDGAEATAENVKNGEYKVSRPFNIVTKDGVSDVAQDFIDYIMSAEGQKVVEDNGCISVADSAGSYTASGKSGKIVIAGSSSVTPVMEKLSEAYKALNPDVTIEVNQSDSTTGVNMAAEGTCDIGMVSRELKDSESNVKATVIAQDGIAVIVNPGSSLDNLTSDQVKGIYTGELTTWEDALA; encoded by the coding sequence ATGAAGAAACGACTGCTGATGGTGGCGATGGGGGCCGTGCTCGCGTTCGGCCTGCTGGGCGTCGCGGGCTGCGCAGGCGGAAACGGCGCGGCTGCGACGGGCGGAAGCGACGGCTCGTCGGCCTCGACGAGCCCCTCGGGCCAGATCTCGGTGTACTCGCGCGAGGACGGCTCCGGCACGCGCGGCGCGTTCATCGAGCTGTTCGGCATCGAGGAGAAGGACGCGAACGGCGACAAGGTCGACATGACCACCCCGTCGGCGGCCATCACGAACTCCACGTCGGTCATGATGACGTCGGTGTCCGGCGACGAGAACGGCATCGGCTACATCTCGCTCGGCTCGCTGAACGACACGGTGAAGGCGCTCAGCATCGACGGTGCCGAGGCGACGGCCGAGAACGTGAAGAACGGCGAGTACAAGGTGTCCCGTCCGTTCAACATCGTGACGAAGGACGGCGTGTCCGACGTGGCGCAGGACTTCATCGACTACATCATGAGCGCCGAGGGCCAAAAGGTGGTCGAGGACAACGGCTGCATCTCCGTGGCTGACAGCGCGGGCTCCTACACGGCTTCCGGCAAGTCCGGCAAGATCGTCATCGCCGGCTCCTCTTCGGTGACTCCGGTCATGGAGAAGCTGTCCGAGGCGTACAAGGCCCTTAACCCCGACGTCACCATCGAGGTCAACCAGTCCGACTCCACCACCGGCGTGAACATGGCCGCCGAGGGCACCTGCGACATCGGCATGGTCTCCCGCGAGCTCAAGGACTCCGAGAGCAACGTGAAGGCCACGGTCATCGCGCAGGACGGCATCGCCGTCATCGTGAACCCGGGCTCGTCGCTGGACAACCTGACGTCCGACCAGGTGAAGGGCATCTACACCGGCGAGCTGACCACCTGGGAAGACGCGCTGGCGTAA
- a CDS encoding mechanosensitive ion channel family protein: MEQLQNDIDALVRTDWVTTAVSAVVILAITAIVARLTRRFLRRVLEINEERDLPSSSIFINIARGAVWITGVCIMLSTCFRVDVSAAITALGIGGIAISLGFQDTLSNLIGGLQVSLLRIIKPGDNIEVGSSTGVVKDITWRHTTIRNSAGEEVLIPNSIISKTALTHLPPTNQVSLAVVVTTEGQHLDEVATAIEHEAGEAAATVGKVVKEPKLTFSEITAQGYAGSISFSMADSRTVGRATDAVLRAVAPLTRTAAPERAEQVLEDAQKEADEAAAQGADGSAKPKPKPKPKPAPKQKQKSSFRKRMARALRIGKEEQS; this comes from the coding sequence ATGGAACAGCTTCAAAACGACATCGACGCCCTTGTGCGCACCGACTGGGTGACCACGGCCGTCTCGGCGGTGGTCATTCTTGCGATCACGGCCATCGTCGCGCGCCTGACGAGGCGTTTCCTTCGTCGCGTGCTCGAGATCAACGAAGAGCGCGACCTTCCCTCAAGCTCCATCTTCATCAACATCGCCCGCGGGGCCGTGTGGATCACCGGCGTGTGCATCATGCTGTCCACCTGCTTCCGCGTTGACGTGAGCGCCGCCATCACCGCGCTCGGCATCGGCGGCATCGCCATCTCGCTGGGCTTCCAGGACACGCTGTCGAACCTCATCGGCGGCCTGCAGGTCAGCTTGCTGCGCATCATCAAGCCGGGCGACAACATCGAGGTGGGCTCGTCCACGGGCGTGGTGAAGGACATCACCTGGCGCCACACCACCATCCGCAACAGCGCGGGCGAGGAAGTGCTCATCCCCAACTCCATCATCAGCAAGACCGCCCTCACGCATCTACCGCCCACGAACCAGGTGAGCCTGGCCGTGGTGGTCACCACCGAGGGCCAGCACCTCGACGAGGTGGCCACGGCCATCGAGCACGAGGCGGGCGAGGCGGCGGCCACCGTCGGCAAGGTGGTCAAGGAGCCGAAGCTCACGTTCTCCGAGATCACCGCCCAGGGCTACGCGGGCTCCATCTCGTTCAGCATGGCCGACAGCCGCACCGTCGGCCGCGCCACCGACGCGGTGCTGCGCGCCGTGGCCCCGTTGACCCGCACGGCCGCGCCCGAGCGTGCCGAGCAAGTGCTGGAAGACGCGCAGAAGGAAGCCGACGAAGCCGCGGCGCAGGGGGCCGACGGCTCCGCGAAGCCGAAGCCCAAGCCCAAACCCAAGCCGGCCCCCAAGCAGAAGCAGAAGTCGAGCTTCCGCAAGCGCATGGCGCGGGCGCTGCGCATCGGGAAAGAGGAGCAATCGTGA
- a CDS encoding homocysteine S-methyltransferase family protein: MPDIALRFHKDMLVLSSPVAAVLARQGFDVEHDLEFANLVEPEAVRDALRLNKVAGAQCLVANTASITPARLAHRGMEDRAVEIVRTGLAVARELKPQHLLVEVGPCGLPLDPASKSSLNENRDQYARAARACDGQEFDAFFLNGFASPADLKCALMGVRQVSGAPVFASVDVDADGMLPDGRHAFEDALAVMVDYEASVAGFATAAPLEAAATFARRASGAGRLPVLAQLIVREHNPKQGDATPENPYFCPDALVAAATQLRAAGAQFLRAVGAATPAYAGALAAASEGFDVVRPDVEE; the protein is encoded by the coding sequence ATGCCCGATATCGCTCTGCGCTTTCATAAGGATATGCTCGTGCTGTCTTCGCCGGTGGCCGCGGTGCTGGCCCGCCAGGGGTTCGACGTCGAGCACGATCTCGAATTCGCCAACCTCGTCGAGCCGGAGGCGGTGCGCGACGCGCTGCGCCTCAACAAGGTGGCGGGCGCGCAGTGCCTCGTGGCGAACACGGCCAGCATCACGCCGGCGCGCCTGGCGCATCGCGGCATGGAGGATCGCGCGGTCGAGATCGTGCGCACGGGCCTCGCGGTGGCGCGCGAGCTGAAGCCCCAGCACCTGCTCGTGGAGGTCGGTCCCTGCGGGCTGCCCCTCGATCCTGCCAGCAAGTCGTCGCTCAACGAGAACCGCGACCAGTACGCCCGCGCCGCCCGCGCCTGCGACGGCCAGGAGTTCGACGCGTTCTTCCTCAACGGGTTCGCCAGTCCGGCCGACCTCAAGTGCGCGCTCATGGGCGTGCGCCAGGTCAGCGGCGCGCCGGTGTTCGCGTCGGTGGACGTCGACGCCGACGGCATGCTGCCCGACGGCCGCCACGCGTTCGAGGACGCGCTCGCCGTCATGGTGGACTACGAGGCGAGCGTGGCCGGCTTCGCCACCGCGGCGCCCCTCGAGGCCGCTGCGACGTTCGCCCGCCGCGCGAGCGGGGCGGGCCGGCTGCCCGTGCTCGCCCAGCTGATCGTGCGCGAGCACAACCCGAAGCAGGGCGACGCCACGCCCGAGAACCCGTACTTCTGCCCCGACGCGCTGGTGGCCGCCGCCACGCAGCTGCGCGCGGCCGGGGCCCAGTTCCTGCGTGCCGTCGGCGCGGCCACGCCGGCCTACGCGGGCGCGCTCGCGGCGGCCAGCGAGGGCTTCGACGTCGTGCGCCCGGACGTGGAGGAGTAG
- a CDS encoding DUF2804 domain-containing protein, with translation MSEEAMRTMSETRLTEGPLHHLDGALAECGWATSLVRTYDRDRIKAPKYRIKEWDYYLVNDDEFAVALTVGDMGYVGLISASVMDFAQATSHTASVIAPFPLGRFKLPASSAEGVTAFENNRVSFRFEVAEGQRRLKVWFANFDDNDDLTFEAVLDEEPRDSMVISTPWAEDPLAFYYNQKIVAMQARGSFKKGLLVHGFCPENSFGLLDWGRGVWTRDNTWYWAVAQGWQGGRRFGLNLGYGFGDTSAASENMVFVDGVAHKLHRVDFGISEKTGGAHAKKTADRYQLMQPWHMTDDEGRLDLVFTPLLDRVDWMDFKLIRSDQHQVFGRFDGTVVLDDGSALPVGNLLGSAEVIHNVY, from the coding sequence GTGAGCGAGGAGGCGATGAGAACCATGTCCGAAACGCGTTTGACCGAAGGTCCGCTGCATCACCTCGACGGAGCGCTGGCCGAGTGCGGATGGGCCACGTCGCTCGTGCGCACGTACGACCGCGATCGCATCAAGGCGCCGAAGTACCGCATCAAGGAGTGGGACTACTACCTGGTGAACGACGACGAGTTCGCCGTGGCGCTCACCGTGGGCGACATGGGCTACGTCGGGCTCATCTCGGCCTCGGTGATGGACTTCGCCCAGGCCACATCCCATACGGCGAGCGTCATCGCGCCGTTTCCGCTCGGCCGCTTCAAGCTGCCCGCGTCCTCGGCGGAAGGCGTCACCGCGTTCGAGAACAACCGCGTGTCGTTTCGCTTTGAAGTCGCCGAGGGGCAGCGCCGCCTCAAGGTGTGGTTCGCGAACTTCGACGATAACGACGACCTGACGTTCGAGGCCGTGCTCGACGAGGAGCCGCGCGACTCGATGGTGATCAGCACGCCGTGGGCCGAAGACCCGCTCGCGTTCTACTACAACCAGAAGATCGTGGCCATGCAGGCGCGCGGCAGCTTCAAGAAAGGCCTGCTCGTGCACGGGTTCTGTCCGGAGAACTCGTTCGGCTTGCTCGACTGGGGGCGCGGCGTGTGGACGCGCGACAACACCTGGTACTGGGCCGTGGCGCAGGGGTGGCAAGGAGGCCGCCGCTTCGGGCTCAATCTGGGGTACGGGTTCGGCGACACGTCGGCCGCCTCCGAGAACATGGTGTTCGTCGACGGCGTGGCGCACAAGCTCCACCGCGTCGACTTCGGCATCTCCGAGAAGACGGGCGGCGCGCACGCGAAGAAGACGGCCGACCGCTACCAGCTCATGCAGCCCTGGCACATGACCGACGACGAGGGGCGGCTCGACCTCGTGTTCACCCCGCTGCTCGACCGCGTGGACTGGATGGATTTCAAGCTGATCCGCTCGGACCAGCACCAGGTGTTCGGGCGCTTCGACGGCACGGTGGTGCTCGACGACGGCTCCGCGCTGCCCGTGGGGAATCTCCTCGGGTCCGCCGAGGTCATCCACAACGTGTACTGA
- a CDS encoding TOBE domain-containing protein, whose product MKLSARNTLKGTVTAIHPGAVNAIVILELDGGQLITSTISMGSLKDLDLEVGQEAYAIVKASSVIIGVDD is encoded by the coding sequence ATGAAACTTTCCGCACGCAACACGCTCAAGGGCACCGTCACCGCCATCCATCCGGGCGCGGTGAACGCCATCGTCATCCTCGAGCTGGACGGGGGCCAGCTGATCACGTCGACGATCTCGATGGGCTCGCTCAAGGATCTCGATCTGGAAGTGGGCCAAGAGGCGTACGCCATCGTCAAGGCGTCGTCGGTCATCATCGGCGTCGACGACTAG
- a CDS encoding LysR family transcriptional regulator gives MNLHQLEWFCHAYDTRSFAKAAERAFVSRQAFGKAIKSLEGELGAALFERDAAGVEPTEFAQLLYPKARTCIGDYRSMLQARDDYLANQRQHLRLAFAYGVATALPEDFLERLEDANPHAEHHVEKHSVAHCLELLEGGEVDFVICSGAPRDRNLLRIPLIGYPTYVAVARDLVAFPLEGCTLEDLQSLTFLTLGDDLPEDRALAALFASHGMTLRANHQYKDYDVILREVKRGHGASIVPENCLDQVAEDHVALIPFPDESFCWQLDFLYLDRSYSDIEQRTIDFMRAHAQLARPGAPRRRIP, from the coding sequence ATGAATCTTCACCAGCTTGAGTGGTTCTGCCATGCGTACGACACGCGCTCGTTCGCCAAGGCGGCCGAGCGTGCGTTCGTTTCGCGCCAGGCGTTCGGCAAAGCGATCAAGAGCCTGGAGGGCGAGCTGGGCGCCGCGCTGTTCGAGCGCGATGCCGCCGGCGTCGAGCCGACGGAGTTCGCGCAGCTGCTGTACCCGAAGGCGAGAACCTGCATCGGCGACTATCGCAGCATGCTGCAAGCGCGCGACGACTACCTCGCCAACCAGCGCCAGCACCTGCGCCTCGCGTTCGCGTACGGGGTGGCCACGGCCCTTCCCGAGGATTTCCTCGAGCGCCTCGAGGACGCGAACCCGCACGCCGAGCACCACGTGGAGAAGCATTCCGTCGCACATTGCCTCGAGCTGCTGGAGGGCGGCGAGGTCGACTTCGTCATCTGCTCGGGCGCGCCGCGCGACCGCAACCTGCTTCGCATCCCGCTCATCGGCTATCCCACGTACGTCGCTGTCGCCCGCGATCTGGTCGCATTCCCCCTCGAAGGCTGCACGCTCGAGGACCTCCAATCGCTCACGTTCCTCACGCTGGGCGACGACCTGCCCGAAGATCGGGCGCTCGCGGCGCTGTTCGCATCGCACGGCATGACGCTGCGCGCCAACCACCAGTACAAGGACTACGACGTGATCCTCAGGGAGGTCAAGCGCGGGCACGGAGCCAGCATCGTTCCGGAAAACTGCCTGGACCAGGTTGCCGAAGACCATGTGGCGCTCATCCCCTTCCCCGACGAGTCGTTCTGCTGGCAGCTCGACTTCCTGTACCTCGACCGCTCCTATTCCGACATCGAGCAGCGCACGATCGACTTCATGCGCGCGCACGCCCAACTCGCACGTCCGGGTGCACCGAGAAGGCGCATCCCCTAA